From one Streptomyces sp. R41 genomic stretch:
- a CDS encoding FBP domain-containing protein yields MRSLTEQDIRTSFINCSKGEAKRLAIPRDLEDRPWDDLDFLGWRDPGAPDRSYLVTERADDIVGVTLRFPSSQRGFLHRSMCSLCLTTHPGNGVSLMTARKAGTAGREGNSVGVYMCADLACSLYVRGKKIPDPGSRFEETLTVEEQIDRTVGRLSAFLEKLYV; encoded by the coding sequence ATGAGATCACTCACCGAGCAGGACATCCGCACCTCATTTATCAACTGCTCCAAGGGAGAGGCCAAGCGCCTCGCGATACCCCGTGACCTCGAGGACCGTCCCTGGGACGACCTGGACTTCCTGGGCTGGCGAGATCCCGGGGCGCCGGACCGCAGCTATCTCGTCACCGAACGAGCCGACGACATCGTGGGCGTCACCCTGCGCTTCCCCTCCTCCCAACGCGGCTTCCTGCACCGCAGCATGTGCTCGCTGTGTCTGACGACCCACCCGGGCAACGGGGTCTCACTGATGACGGCCCGCAAGGCGGGCACGGCCGGCCGCGAGGGCAACTCGGTCGGCGTCTACATGTGCGCCGACCTCGCCTGCTCCCTGTACGTGCGGGGCAAGAAGATCCCCGACCCGGGGAGCCGCTTCGAGGAGACCCTCACGGTGGAGGAGCAGATCGACCGGACGGTGGGTCGCCTGTCGGCCTTCCTGGAGAAGCTCTACGTGTGA
- a CDS encoding DinB family protein has protein sequence MIGQNPKADLLHYLQDAREALLWKLDGLCEYDARRPLTPTGTNLLGLVKHVAGVELGYFGDTFGRQYFDEEPPPWWYTQDAELNADMWATADESREQIVGLYQQAWEHSNATIETLSLDAIGHVPWWPEERQEVTLHHVLVRVTAETHRHAGHADIVRELIDGSAGELKGKDNMPPGDQAWWERYRRRLERVAHEAGNS, from the coding sequence ATGATCGGACAGAACCCGAAAGCGGATCTTCTCCACTATCTGCAGGACGCCCGCGAAGCCTTGCTCTGGAAGCTCGATGGGCTCTGCGAGTACGACGCCCGCCGCCCTCTCACGCCGACCGGCACCAACCTGTTGGGGCTGGTCAAACACGTCGCCGGAGTAGAGCTCGGGTACTTCGGTGACACGTTCGGGCGACAGTATTTCGATGAGGAGCCGCCGCCCTGGTGGTACACGCAGGATGCCGAACTCAACGCCGACATGTGGGCCACCGCGGATGAGTCGCGTGAACAGATCGTCGGGCTGTACCAACAGGCGTGGGAACACTCGAACGCCACGATCGAGACGCTGTCGCTGGACGCGATCGGTCACGTCCCGTGGTGGCCCGAGGAACGACAAGAGGTGACACTGCACCATGTCTTGGTGCGAGTGACCGCCGAGACCCACCGACACGCCGGCCACGCCGATATCGTGCGGGAGCTCATCGATGGGTCCGCCGGGGAGTTGAAAGGCAAGGACAACATGCCACCAGGTGATCAGGCGTGGTGGGAGCGTTATCGACGCCGACTGGAGCGGGTGGCGCACGAAGCCGGCAACAGCTGA
- a CDS encoding helix-turn-helix transcriptional regulator, producing MNLPELAAFLKSRRDRIRPVDVGLSAGPRRRVPGLRREEVAQLAGLSADYYTELERGRGAQPSEQTLAALARALRLGGDERDHLFHLADRPLPPVAHGPTAHVQPALLGLLDRLTTTPAQVITDLHETLVQNELAAALVGRHPAVRGPAASLVHRWFTDPAARAIYPPDEHPHHSRVFVADLQAVAARRGRDSEVARMVTALRRRSAEFAALWDTHDVALRRADHKRIVHPALGVIELDCHSLFSEDGRQRLLWFTAPPGTEGAAQLELLSVIGTQDMGAQESSRN from the coding sequence GTGAACCTTCCCGAACTCGCCGCGTTCCTGAAGTCCCGCCGTGACCGGATCCGGCCGGTCGACGTCGGCCTGTCGGCCGGACCCCGGCGCCGGGTGCCCGGCCTGCGGCGCGAGGAGGTCGCACAACTGGCCGGCCTGTCGGCGGACTACTACACCGAACTGGAACGGGGACGCGGAGCCCAGCCCTCGGAGCAGACCCTGGCCGCGCTCGCCCGGGCGCTGCGCCTGGGCGGCGACGAGCGCGACCATCTCTTCCACCTCGCCGACCGGCCCCTGCCTCCGGTGGCGCACGGCCCGACCGCGCACGTCCAGCCGGCTCTCCTAGGTCTGCTGGACCGACTCACCACGACCCCCGCCCAGGTCATCACCGATCTGCACGAAACCCTCGTCCAGAACGAGTTGGCCGCCGCGCTCGTCGGCCGGCACCCCGCGGTACGCGGCCCGGCGGCGAGCCTCGTCCACCGGTGGTTCACCGACCCCGCCGCCCGCGCGATCTATCCGCCCGACGAGCACCCGCACCACTCCCGGGTCTTCGTGGCCGACCTCCAGGCCGTTGCCGCCCGGCGCGGTCGCGACAGCGAGGTGGCCAGGATGGTGACCGCGCTGCGGCGACGCAGCGCGGAGTTCGCCGCTCTGTGGGACACCCATGACGTGGCCCTGCGTCGGGCCGACCACAAGCGCATCGTCCACCCCGCGCTGGGCGTCATCGAGCTGGACTGCCACAGCCTCTTCAGCGAGGACGGACGCCAGCGCCTGCTGTGGTTCACCGCACCACCGGGCACCGAGGGCGCCGCGCAGCTGGAGCTGCTCTCCGTCATCGGCACCCAGGACATGGGCGCGCAGGAGAGCTCCAGGAACTAA
- a CDS encoding ANTAR domain-containing protein: MSERALSLTSGESVACAAHASASAHSQPWLSIETHPADDRVLVVVSGDLDIDTDQILQSALRDALAGSLSGVDLDLGGVEFCDCSGLNVLLRMRRRALAEAKTVAIRTAGDSVERLLDLTRTRPLFAWTNEDTQYDDADQDLRIELLQLRQALQTRPVIDLARGVLMATFALSAEDAWKVLVTISQRTNTKLRHVAQDLVNSVNGDPLPEPQQQQLAAAVADRSTPSEPPLEARE, encoded by the coding sequence ATGTCAGAACGTGCGCTTTCCCTTACGAGCGGGGAGTCGGTCGCCTGCGCGGCGCACGCCTCGGCGAGTGCGCATTCACAGCCATGGCTGAGCATCGAGACGCACCCGGCGGACGACCGCGTGCTCGTGGTGGTGTCCGGCGACCTCGACATCGACACCGACCAGATACTGCAGAGCGCCCTGCGCGACGCCCTCGCCGGCTCCCTCAGCGGCGTGGATCTCGACCTGGGCGGCGTCGAGTTCTGCGACTGCTCCGGGCTCAACGTCCTGCTGCGCATGCGCCGGCGTGCGCTGGCGGAAGCCAAGACCGTCGCCATCCGCACCGCCGGCGACTCGGTCGAGAGGCTGCTCGACCTCACTCGCACGCGCCCCCTGTTCGCCTGGACGAACGAGGACACGCAGTACGACGATGCCGATCAGGACCTGCGCATCGAACTCCTCCAGCTGCGGCAGGCCCTGCAGACCCGTCCCGTCATCGACCTGGCCCGCGGCGTCCTGATGGCCACCTTCGCCCTGAGCGCCGAGGACGCCTGGAAAGTCCTGGTCACGATCTCCCAGCGCACGAACACCAAACTGCGCCACGTGGCCCAGGACTTGGTGAACAGCGTCAACGGCGACCCGCTGCCCGAGCCGCAGCAACAGCAGCTGGCCGCAGCGGTCGCCGACCGCAGCACGCCCTCGGAGCCGCCCTTGGAGGCTCGAGAGTGA
- a CDS encoding helix-turn-helix transcriptional regulator, with the protein MGGVPETHTGWTFLTNHARVLTAIAEDPNTRIRDMAARCRLTERAVQKIISDLEQEGYLSHTRQGRSNTYRIDPEAFLRHPAEAGLTVTDLLAVLARHDAQRGNQSQQLQTAPPQARRAASDR; encoded by the coding sequence ATGGGTGGAGTACCGGAGACGCACACAGGCTGGACGTTCCTCACCAATCACGCGCGCGTGCTGACCGCGATCGCCGAGGACCCCAACACCCGGATCCGCGACATGGCGGCGCGCTGCCGGCTCACCGAGCGGGCCGTCCAGAAGATCATTTCCGATCTGGAGCAGGAGGGTTATCTCTCCCACACCCGGCAGGGACGCTCCAACACCTACCGCATCGATCCAGAGGCCTTCCTCCGGCACCCCGCCGAAGCCGGTCTCACCGTGACGGACCTCCTCGCCGTCCTTGCCCGGCACGACGCGCAACGCGGCAACCAGTCCCAGCAGTTGCAGACGGCACCTCCCCAGGCGCGCCGGGCCGCATCGGATCGGTGA
- a CDS encoding class I SAM-dependent methyltransferase: MNLGQLLQHGGPHPDTDGLTIEHARGYEVCGAVCFGGMRPRAYKRLAELSGARPGDKVLDVGCGTGYLTRRMAKAVGPDGSVLGVDPSIPVIEYARRKTQEPQCAYEAGVGEALDAPDASFDVVVTCLAVHHLPEEVRPVALREMLRVLRPGGRLLVADFRPPRTRPVRHLVAATTGHVMANYQVDLLEGLIADAGFEVRGRGDVRPWLRYVQAVRPEKGSGSQAR, translated from the coding sequence GTGAATCTAGGACAGCTCCTGCAACACGGGGGACCGCACCCCGACACCGACGGGCTGACCATCGAGCATGCCCGCGGCTACGAAGTCTGCGGCGCCGTCTGCTTCGGCGGGATGCGGCCGCGGGCGTACAAGCGACTGGCGGAGCTCAGCGGCGCGCGCCCGGGTGACAAGGTGCTGGACGTCGGTTGCGGAACCGGCTACCTGACGCGCCGGATGGCGAAGGCAGTGGGCCCCGACGGATCCGTGCTCGGCGTCGACCCGTCCATCCCCGTCATCGAGTACGCGCGCCGCAAGACACAAGAACCGCAGTGCGCGTACGAGGCCGGGGTCGGTGAGGCGCTCGACGCGCCGGACGCTTCCTTCGACGTCGTCGTCACCTGCCTCGCGGTACACCACCTGCCCGAGGAGGTGCGGCCGGTCGCGCTCCGCGAGATGCTCCGGGTGCTGCGTCCCGGTGGACGGCTGCTGGTCGCCGACTTCCGGCCGCCGCGCACCCGACCCGTCCGACATCTCGTCGCCGCGACCACCGGGCATGTCATGGCGAACTACCAGGTGGACCTGCTCGAAGGGCTGATCGCGGACGCCGGCTTCGAGGTGCGGGGGCGCGGGGATGTGCGGCCCTGGCTGCGGTACGTGCAAGCCGTGCGGCCTGAGAAGGGGTCCGGATCGCAAGCTCGGTGA
- a CDS encoding DUF3626 domain-containing protein, protein MHFGNGRTPREQALRHVASRSRGPALDPTLRVTLNFHPDRLVRGLPILHALAQDGTYRSQFVTGTSNGGLTAHPGGDRWRWESRIFGAAYDTAPAHERPVYGGLNFRRQLVGASPRFGSSHFRMSGEALERATFCYPDSAAEPSAFGVAAGMSLIELAEADDRDALDDYIEAQVHGQVVLARDMEALVLDASYRDTPVEAAARRLPCPVEWHPGYRLSVEELRRHADFRGPEFAALGARMAEDGYLDPRIIGHAARTGRHELQDLKMVWHCLARFGAPRGAGTAVGGRTPGVSTPSA, encoded by the coding sequence ATGCATTTCGGAAACGGCCGCACACCGCGGGAGCAGGCCCTCCGTCATGTCGCGAGCCGCTCTCGGGGCCCCGCGCTGGATCCGACGCTGCGGGTGACCCTGAACTTCCACCCGGACCGGCTCGTGCGCGGGCTCCCGATCCTGCATGCACTGGCCCAGGACGGCACGTACCGCTCGCAGTTCGTGACGGGCACGAGCAACGGCGGGCTGACAGCGCATCCCGGCGGTGACCGCTGGCGCTGGGAGAGCCGGATCTTCGGCGCGGCGTACGACACCGCGCCCGCGCACGAGCGCCCCGTGTACGGCGGGCTGAACTTCCGCCGCCAACTGGTAGGCGCGTCCCCCCGGTTCGGCTCCTCGCACTTCCGGATGTCGGGAGAGGCGCTGGAGCGCGCCACCTTCTGCTACCCCGACAGCGCGGCCGAGCCGTCCGCGTTCGGAGTGGCGGCCGGCATGTCCCTGATCGAACTGGCCGAGGCGGACGACCGGGACGCGCTCGACGACTACATCGAGGCGCAGGTGCACGGACAGGTCGTACTGGCGCGGGACATGGAGGCACTGGTTCTGGACGCGAGCTACCGGGACACGCCCGTGGAGGCGGCTGCGCGGCGGCTGCCGTGCCCGGTCGAATGGCATCCCGGATACCGGCTCTCCGTCGAGGAGTTGCGCCGCCACGCGGACTTCCGCGGTCCGGAGTTCGCCGCACTCGGCGCCCGTATGGCCGAGGACGGATACCTCGACCCACGGATCATTGGGCACGCGGCCCGTACAGGACGCCACGAGCTGCAGGACCTGAAGATGGTGTGGCACTGCCTCGCCCGCTTCGGCGCCCCTCGGGGCGCGGGCACGGCCGTGGGCGGCCGCACGCCGGGCGTCAGCACCCCCAGCGCGTAG
- a CDS encoding tautomerase family protein yields MPFANFKVPADSLTEKQKELIITRTTDLYAEIYGERARATTLVLVEEVPDGGWGIGGDVLTLAKIQQAPEA; encoded by the coding sequence ATGCCGTTCGCGAACTTCAAGGTCCCCGCCGACTCCCTCACCGAGAAGCAGAAGGAGCTGATCATCACCCGCACCACCGACCTGTACGCCGAGATCTACGGCGAGCGCGCTCGCGCCACCACCCTGGTGCTGGTCGAGGAGGTCCCCGACGGCGGCTGGGGCATCGGCGGGGACGTACTGACCCTCGCCAAGATCCAGCAGGCGCCGGAGGCCTGA